In Drosophila teissieri strain GT53w chromosome 2R, Prin_Dtei_1.1, whole genome shotgun sequence, the following proteins share a genomic window:
- the LOC122613487 gene encoding uncharacterized protein LOC122613487, whose translation MQLLPILVLLALVICVACKNHEEWGGSRPSDYDPRPYSRPF comes from the coding sequence ATGCAACTGCTGCCAATCCTTGTGCTCCTCGCTCTTGTCATCTGTGTCGCCTGCAAGAACCACGAGGAGTGGGGAGGATCCCGACCAAGTGACTATGATCCCAGGCCATATTCAAGGCCGTTCTAA
- the LOC122613855 gene encoding TP53-regulated inhibitor of apoptosis 1 — MNSIGEDCNELKKQYDACFNSWFSEGFLKGQTDDSGCAPIFRVYQECVKRAMREQKIELREVGSEYNTGSEYDNANNSGGKTQPKTKS, encoded by the exons ATGAACAGCATTGGCGAGGATTGCAATGAGCTGAAGAAGCAGTACGACGCCTGCTTCAACAGCTGGTTCTCGGAAGGATTCCTAAAGGGTCAGACGGATGACTCGGGCTGCGCGCCGATTTTCCGTGTTTATCAGGAGTGCGTCAAG CGCGCCATGAGGGAGCAAAAGATTGAGCTGCGGGAAGTCGGATCTGAGTATAACACGGGCTCGGAGTACGACAACGCGAACAATTCCGGCGGCAAGACGCAGCCCAAGACCAAGAGTTGA
- the LOC122613856 gene encoding TP53-regulated inhibitor of apoptosis 1 — protein sequence MSSVGEDCNELKQQYDACFNSWFSERFLKGQTDDSACAPIFRIYQECVKRAIKEKKIDLREIDPIFETGLEEDNANRSGGKQQAGKS from the exons ATGAGCAGCGTTGGCGAGGATTGCAACGAGCTGAAGCAGCAGTACGACGCCTGTTTCAACAGCTGGTTTTCGGAGCGGTTCCTAAAAGGTCAAACGGATGACTCAGCGTGTGCTCCGATTTTCCGTATTTATCAGGAATGCGTCAAG CGCGCTATCAAGGAAAAGAAGATCGATTTGCGGGAGATAGACCCGATCTTCGAAACTGGTCTTGAAGAGGATAACGCCAATAGGTCTGGTGGAAAACAACAGGCTGGCAAGAGCTGA
- the LOC122612228 gene encoding eukaryotic translation initiation factor 3 subunit C yields MSRFFANGSDSESESSEDEIQATNFNKASAFQFSDDEEEVKRVVRSTKEKRYENLTSIIKTIRNHKKIKDIPNTLSSFEDLTRAYQKALPVISKEENGITPRFYIRCLAELEDFINEVWEDREGRKNLSKNNSKSLGTLRQKVRKYIKDFEDDLSRFREAPDQESEAEDEVVAQESDGGDAGDDSDAGVKPTEAAPKAVKSAPAKAAPADDDDSDDSIDWDSDSESETESSDDENQYQNMRERFLKRTTEKEEKDDDKRKDKRKEQKVKIRKRAEDDEDGEWETVVKGHVVEKPKMFEKDAEIDVPLVLAKLLEIMSARGKKRTDRRLQIDLLFELRDISDQHNLGTAVSVKIHFNIISAIYDYNQKISEPMKLEHWALLLEVMQSMLKLLLANPDIIMSESVAEEHEEYVTAPFYVRGCPLAAVERLDDEFVKLLKECDPHSNDYVSRLKDEVNVVKTIELVLQYFERSGTNNERCRIYLRKIEHLYYKFDPEVLKKKRNEVPATTSTSVDVMDKLCKFIYAKDDTDRIRTRAILAHIYHHAMHDNWFQARDLVLMSHLQDNIDAADPATRILYNRMMANLGLCAFRQENVKDAHHCLVDLMVTGKPKELLAQGLLPQRQHERSAEQEKIEKQRQMPFHMHINLELLECVYLVSAMLLEIPYIAAHEFDARRRMISKTFYQQLRSSERQSLVGPPESMREHVVAAAKAMRCGNWQACANFIVNKKMNTKVWDLFYESDRVREMLTKFIKEESLRTYLFTYSNVYTSISIPSLAQMYELPVPKVHSIISKMIINEELMASLDDPSETVVMHRSEPSRLQALAMQFVDKVTNLVDVNEKVFDMKQGNFFQRGNMGNRGDRGYNRNQNNQGGNWLGQRRDRNNRNRNQRGHHKNNQDRQQQQQQQVQTIDEE; encoded by the exons ATGTCGCGTTTCTTTGCCAACGGGTCCGACTCGGAGTCCGAGTCCAGCGAGGATGAGATCCAAGCGACCAACTTCAACAAAGCCAGCGCCTTC CAATTCAGCGACGATGAGGAAGAGGTCAAGCGCGTGGTCCGCTCCACGAAGGAGAAGCGTTACGAGAACCTAACCAGCATCATCAAAACCATTCGCAACCACAAGAAAATCAAGGATATCCCCAATACCCTGAGCAGCTTCGAGGATCTGACGCGCGCCTACCAAAAGGCACTGCCGGTCATCTCAAAGGAGGAGAACGGCATTACGCCGCGATTCTACATTCGCTGCCTGGCCGAGCTGGAGGACTTCATCAACGAGGTGTGGGAGGATCGCGAGGGCAGGAAGAATCTTTCCAAGAACAACTCCAAGTCGCTGGGCACACTGCGCCAGAAGGTACGCAAGTACATCAAGGACTTCGAGGACGATCTGTCGCGTTTCCGTGAAGCACCCGACCAGGAGAGCGAGGCCGAGGACGAGGTGGTGGCCCAGGAGAGCGATGGCGGCGATGCTGGTGATGACAGTGACGCCGGAGTGAAGCCCACAGAAGCGGCTCCGAAAGCGGTGAAATCCGCGCCTGCCAAGGCTGCGCCCGCCGATGACGACGATTCCGATGACTCCATTGATTGGGACTCGGACTCTGAATCGGAGACTGAGTCCTCCGACGATGAGAACCAGTACCAGAACATGCGCGAGCGTTTCTTGAAGCGTACTAccgaaaaggaggaaaaggaCGACGACAAGAGGAAGGACAAGCGTAAGGAGCAGAAGGTCAAGATCCGCAAGCGCGCCGAGGACGATGAGGATGGCGAGTGGGAGACCGTGGTCAAGGGTCATGTGGTGGAGAAGCCCAAGATGTTTGAAAAGGACGCAGAGATCGATGTTCCCCTGGTGCTGGCTAAGTTGTTGGAAATTATGTCGGCTCGCGGCAAGAAGCGCACCGATCGCCGTCTGCAGATCGATCTTCTGTTCGAGCTGAGGGACATCTCCGATCAGCACAACTTGGGCACCGCCGTCTCCGTGAAGATTCACTTCAACATCATCTCGGCTATCTACGATTACAACCAGAAGATTTCCGAGCCCATGAAGCTAGAGCACTGGGCTCTGCTTCTGGAGGTGATGCAGAGCATGTTGAAGCTTCTGCTGGCCAACCCCGACATCATTATGAGCGAAAGCGTGGCCGAGGAGCACGAGGAATACGTCACGGCGCCGTTTTACGTAAGGGGATGCCCACTGGCTGCCGTGGAGCGCCTGGATGACGAGTTTGTCAAGCTGCTGAAGGAATGCGATCCACACTCGAACGACTACGTGTCCCGGCTGAAGGACGAGGTGAACGTGGTGAAGACCATTGAACTGGTGCTGCAGTATTTCGAGCGTTCTGGCACCAACAACGAGCGCTGTCGTATCTACCTGCGCAAGATCGAACATCTCTACTACAAGTTTGATCCGGAGGTGCTGAAGAAGAAGCGCAATGAAGTGCCAGCCACCACCTCGACCTCCGTAGACGTAATGGATAAGCTGTGCAAATTCATCTACGCCAAGGACGATACGGATCGTATCCGTACAAGAGCCATCCTGGCGCACATCTACCACCATGCCATGCACGACAACTGGTTCCAGGCCCGTGATCTGGTTCTGATGTCTCACCTGCAGGACAACATCGACGCCGCCGATCCCGCTACCCGCATCCTGTATAACCGCATGATGGCCAATCTGGGACTGTGTGCCTTCCGCCAGGAGAACGTCAAGGATGCGCATCACTGTCTGGTGGACCTGATGGTCACCGGCAAGCCCAAGGAGCTGCTCGCCCAAGGACTGCTGCCTCAGCGCCAGCACGAGCGATCAGCCGAGCAGGAGAAAATCGAGAAGCAACGCCAGATGCCATTCCATATGCACATCAACCTTGAGTTGCTCGAATGCGTCTACCTGGTGTCCGCTATGCTGCTCGAAATTCCTTACATTGCCGCCCACGAGTTCGACGCCCGCCGCCGCATGATCAGTAAGACGTTCTACCAGCAGTTGCGCTCCTCAGAGCGTCAGTCTCTGGTGGGACCACCAGAGTCGATGCGTGAGCACGTCGTGGCTGCCGCCAAGGCGATGCGTTGCGGCAACTGGCAGGCGTGCGCCAACTTCATCGTCAACAAGAAGATGAACACGAAGGTTTGGGACCTCTTCTACGAGTCCGATCGCGTGCGCGAGATGCTGACCAAGTTCATCAAGGAGGAGTCGCTGCGCACCTACCTGTTCACCTACTCGAACGTCTACACCTCGATCAGCATTCCCTCGCTGGCGCAGATGTACGAGCTGCCCGTGCCGAAAGTGCACTCCATCATCAGCAAGATGATCATCAACGAGGAACTCATGGCCAGCCTGGACGATCCATCCGAAACAGTGGTTATGCATCGTTCGGAGCCATCGCGTCTGCAGGCTCTGGCCATGCAGTTCGTGGACAAGGTCACAAATCTGGTGGATGTCAACGAAAAGGTCTTCGACATGAAGCAGGGCAACTTCTTCCAGCGCGGCAACATGGGCAATCGCGGAGACCGTGGCTACAACCGCAACCAGAACAATCAGGGCGGCAATTGGCTAGGACAGCGGCGGGATCGCAACAACCGCAACCGTAACCAGCGCGGGCACCACAAGAACAACCAAGataggcagcagcagcaacagcaacaagtcCAAACCATCGACGAGGAGTAG